A single Oryctolagus cuniculus chromosome 16, mOryCun1.1, whole genome shotgun sequence DNA region contains:
- the LSM5 gene encoding U6 snRNA-associated Sm-like protein LSm5, with amino-acid sequence MAANATTNPSQLLPLELVDKCIGSRIHIVMKSDKEIVGTLLGFDDFVNMVLEDVTEFEITPEGRRITKLDQILLNGNNITMLVPGGEGPEV; translated from the exons ATGGCGGCTAACGCTACTACGAACCCCTCGCAGCTGCTGCCGCTAG AGCTTGTGGATAAATGTATAGGATCCAGAATTCACATTGTGATGAAGAGTGATAAGGAAATTGTTGGCACCCTTCTTGGCTTCGATGACTTCGTCA ATATGGTATTGGAAGATGTCACTGAATT TGAAATCACACCGGAAGGAAGAAGGATCACTAAATTAGATCAGATTTTGCTAAATGGAAATAATATAACAATG TTGGTCCCGGGAGGAGAAGGGCCTGAAGTATGA